In Fluviicola taffensis DSM 16823, the following are encoded in one genomic region:
- a CDS encoding YihY/virulence factor BrkB family protein, whose translation MPRTKKKTFFRSLWTITKNTAKDWIAADPFRQSAVVGYYAVFSIPALLVIIIAVAGLVFGEEAVQGQISGQIKSALGTETAESIESIIAKVSEEKTSIIAAIIGFVTLIVGSTGVFTELQTSLNQIWEVQVVAKKKWLKTIKTRLFSLGLVLSLGFLMLISLLLTTGLEAFSEMIKTHLPDFMPFVLKTANFILSFAVITVLFALIFKILPDAKIQFRDVWIGAMVTTLLFILGKFGLGIYFAKANPASAYGAAGSVVLIMLWVSYSCMILFFGAEFTKQYATFHGHEIQPTSDSKKIVKANRLPLPT comes from the coding sequence ATGCCAAGAACAAAAAAGAAAACATTTTTCAGAAGTCTTTGGACAATTACAAAAAACACGGCCAAGGATTGGATAGCAGCTGATCCATTCAGGCAAAGTGCAGTGGTGGGATATTATGCTGTTTTTTCGATTCCTGCACTTTTAGTGATCATCATTGCTGTAGCTGGATTGGTATTTGGTGAAGAGGCGGTTCAAGGACAAATTTCTGGTCAAATCAAATCAGCATTGGGTACAGAGACCGCTGAGTCCATCGAGAGTATTATTGCAAAAGTTTCTGAAGAGAAAACATCCATTATTGCCGCTATTATTGGTTTTGTAACCTTGATTGTAGGTTCAACGGGAGTATTTACGGAATTACAGACTTCTTTGAATCAAATATGGGAAGTGCAGGTAGTTGCCAAGAAAAAATGGTTGAAAACCATTAAAACACGCTTGTTTTCTCTTGGGCTAGTTTTGTCACTGGGGTTTTTGATGCTCATTTCCTTATTGCTTACTACAGGGTTAGAAGCATTTAGCGAGATGATTAAAACGCATCTTCCTGACTTTATGCCATTTGTACTTAAGACTGCAAATTTCATACTCTCTTTTGCTGTGATTACTGTACTTTTCGCACTAATTTTTAAAATATTGCCCGATGCTAAAATCCAATTTCGGGATGTTTGGATTGGTGCAATGGTCACAACCCTTCTTTTTATACTGGGCAAATTTGGCCTGGGAATTTATTTTGCAAAAGCAAATCCAGCATCGGCTTACGGAGCAGCAGGATCGGTGGTGTTAATTATGCTTTGGGTATCTTATTCGTGTATGATTTTGTTTTTTGGAGCAGAATTTACCAAACAATATGCAACCTTTCACGGTCATGAAATACAACCTACAAGTGATTCAAAAAAGATTGTGAAGGCAAATCGATTGCCTTTACCAACTTAA
- a CDS encoding peptidase M61 domain-containing protein encodes MKITTLLISILAFFGITQSTYGQTKPIKYSYETSLKKLSDDKLAVRLKITGFSEDTLTYCFPKIIPGIYGAMNFGQYISAFEVFDKKGNKLKTEKTDLNSWKIYDAKRISRVSYLVDDAWEAFDENMKNGFYRSAASSFSDSSFVITPNSLFGYFRGHVNHPIELTIQKGINLYPATSLRKTVKPNQDFFDADNYHQLVDNPILYALPDTTMIHLPGISVEVACHSTSGKPISKDIAEYIRPLLINQAKYLNNKLPVDHYTFLIYHSLASNRTHLIGDGLEHSNSTLILLYMPLDIETIRQNIYGIASHEFFHTLMPLGLHSYEIENYDYNDPKFSKHLWLYEGMTEYFTMHMPVKTGLRTEKEFFKIVEEKMAAMKQFDPNLAISDLSLHPMEHQEDYYNVYLRGALINLCLDIQLRELSGGEYGTKDLVLDLIKHYRGKPFEDNQLFKEIVNLSDSPELETFIADYIKGTKELPLEELLLKAGLKIQNGKITEVENPTTEQQKLRAAWLH; translated from the coding sequence ATGAAAATAACTACTCTTCTTATTTCGATTCTTGCTTTTTTCGGAATAACACAATCCACTTATGGTCAGACAAAACCAATCAAATACAGTTACGAAACCAGTCTTAAAAAGCTTTCAGATGATAAATTGGCTGTTCGTTTAAAAATCACGGGCTTTTCAGAAGATACACTTACGTATTGTTTTCCGAAGATTATTCCAGGAATTTATGGCGCCATGAATTTCGGGCAATACATTTCAGCTTTCGAAGTCTTTGACAAAAAAGGCAACAAATTAAAAACCGAAAAAACAGACTTGAATTCGTGGAAGATTTATGACGCCAAACGAATATCCCGTGTTTCCTATTTGGTAGATGATGCTTGGGAAGCTTTCGATGAGAACATGAAGAATGGCTTTTACCGATCTGCAGCAAGTTCATTCAGCGATAGTTCATTTGTAATCACTCCCAATAGTCTTTTCGGTTATTTTCGAGGACATGTTAATCATCCAATTGAGTTAACGATTCAAAAAGGAATCAATTTGTATCCCGCAACCAGTTTGAGGAAAACCGTGAAACCAAATCAAGATTTTTTTGACGCTGATAACTACCACCAACTAGTTGATAATCCAATTCTATATGCTTTGCCAGATACTACGATGATTCACTTACCAGGAATTTCGGTGGAAGTAGCTTGTCATTCCACATCGGGGAAACCCATTTCCAAAGACATTGCGGAGTATATTCGACCGCTTTTAATCAATCAGGCAAAATACTTGAACAATAAATTGCCCGTAGATCACTATACCTTTCTTATTTATCACAGTTTGGCATCTAATCGCACTCATTTGATTGGAGACGGTTTGGAACACTCCAATTCAACATTGATTTTGTTGTACATGCCTTTGGATATTGAAACAATCCGGCAGAATATTTACGGGATAGCGAGTCATGAGTTTTTCCATACTTTAATGCCGCTTGGCTTACATTCTTATGAAATTGAAAACTACGATTACAACGACCCGAAATTTTCGAAACATTTGTGGTTATACGAAGGAATGACGGAATATTTCACCATGCACATGCCTGTAAAAACTGGATTACGAACCGAAAAAGAGTTTTTCAAGATTGTAGAAGAAAAAATGGCAGCCATGAAGCAATTCGATCCGAATCTTGCAATAAGTGATTTGAGTCTACATCCGATGGAACACCAAGAGGATTATTACAACGTCTATCTGAGAGGAGCTTTAATCAATTTGTGTTTGGATATCCAATTGCGCGAATTATCGGGGGGGGAATATGGCACAAAAGATTTGGTATTGGACTTAATCAAACATTACAGAGGAAAGCCCTTTGAAGACAATCAACTGTTTAAGGAAATAGTGAATCTAAGCGATTCTCCAGAACTCGAAACATTCATAGCTGATTACATAAAAGGAACGAAAGAACTTCCTTTGGAAGAATTATTGCTCAAGGCAGGATTAAAAATCCAAAATGGCAAAATAACGGAAGTGGAAAACCCTACAACTGAGCAACAAAAATTGCGCGCAGCTTGGCTTCATTGA